From Vigna radiata var. radiata cultivar VC1973A unplaced genomic scaffold, Vradiata_ver6 scaffold_23, whole genome shotgun sequence, the proteins below share one genomic window:
- the LOC106778541 gene encoding uncharacterized protein LOC106778541, whose product MEGRNPIPDDQAEGLHPFTPRVMRAIIPENKMLPLMEKYGGLSDSVKHLRSFVDAMVVYSSDELVWCKFFSLLLKEEALDWFHSLQPGTIDSFAVLRQLFTQQYASSKTLGVTYTTLVRMRQGRDESLKVFMDRFNRTARQVKNVDQRLIVSVLTAALRLGPFCDYLHAEEPQSMDELQNRLASFIRIEEGRAHQRGREEIEPMVRAGRDRGAGQSFGRNDRRGGHRSRDQTKIQQYVHHTPLNAPRARVLEEALRVDLMAVVQIPTLVGADESKYCRYHQNRGHTTEDCVTLKDKLETLVQAGHLQRMIRWSYDCSIPSRESFGFYVDFARHRGLSGQMSSRSGDEKPK is encoded by the exons ATGGAGGGACGAAATCCTATACCTGATGATCAAGCTGAAGGACTGCACCCTTTCACGCCAAGAGTAATGAGAGCGATCATACCAGAAAACAAAATGCTTCCTTTGATGGAGAAATATGGAGGCTTATCTGACTCGGTCAAACACTTGCGATCTTTTGTGGATGCTATGGTTGTGTACTCGTCGGACGAGTTAGTATGGTGcaaatttttttcccttttactGAAGGAAGAAGCGTTAGATTGGTTTCATTCCTTGCAACCGGGAACAATCGACAGTTTTGCCGTACTTAGGCAATTGTTTACCCAACAGTACGCTTCAAGCAAAACACTTGGAGTGACATACACAACTCTGGTGAGAATGAGACAAGGACGAGATGAGTCCCTCAAGGTGTTCATGGATAGATTCAATCGTACCGCTCGGCAAGTAAAAAACGTAGATCAAAGATTGATCGTAAGTGTGCTAACGGCAGCACTAAGACTTGGCCCATTTTGTGATTACTTGCATGCAGAAGAACCTCAGAGTATGGATGAGTTACAAAACAGGTTGGCAAGTTTTATTCGAATAGAGGAGGGAAGAGCACATCAACGAGGAAGAGAGGAAATTGAACCGATGGTCCGAGCGGGCAGAGATAGGGGCGCTGGACAATCGTTCGGGAGAAATGATAGAAGAGGCGGTCATCGAAGTAGGGACCAAACCAAAATCCAACAATATGTCCATCACACCCCATTGAATGCGCCCCGAGCAAGGGTATTGGAGGAAGCTCTAAGAGTCGACCTTATGGCTGTAGTTCAAATACCAACACTAGTAGGGGCTGATGAGAGTAAGTACTGTCGGTATCATCAGAACCGAGGACATACAACGGAGGATTGTGTCACATTAAAGGACAAGTTGGAAACTTTGGTCCAGGCGGGACATCTACAAAG GATGATCCGATGGTCATATGATTGCTCGATACCAAGTCGGGAAAGTTTTGGGTTTTATGTTGACTTCGCGAGGCATAGAGGCCTATCCGGACAAATGTCGAGCCGTTCGGGAGATGAGAAGCCCAAGTAA
- the LOC106778577 gene encoding uncharacterized protein LOC106778577 isoform X2, translating into MWFFVSCFGGAADTAATKSVVPPPSRTLRRKPQWKPTLGSISEDTALPHRERATTAESAGDVKKSENSATKKSHRRHFSEGSDYGRVTVGAMPAFSPTPFIF; encoded by the exons atgtggtTCTTCGTTTCTTGCTTCGGCGGTGCTGCCGATACCGCCGCCACGAAGTCCGTTGTCCCTCCGCCTTCCCGGACTCTCCGCCGCAAGCCTCAATGGAAGCCCACCCTCGGATCAATTTCAGAGGACACCGCGCTGCCTCACAGGGAGAGGGCCACGACGGCGGAGTCCGCTGGAGACGTCAAAAAAAGTGAGAACAGTGCCACTAAAAAGTCTCACCGCCGTCACTTCAGCGAGGGTAGCGATTACGG GCGAGTTACCGTTGGAGCAATGCCAGCATTCTCTCCTACGCCATTCATTTTCTGA
- the LOC106778577 gene encoding uncharacterized protein LOC106778577 isoform X1 — translation MWFFVSCFGGAADTAATKSVVPPPSRTLRRKPQWKPTLGSISEDTALPHRERATTAESAGDVKKSENSATKKSHRRHFSEGSDYGCRRVTVGAMPAFSPTPFIF, via the exons atgtggtTCTTCGTTTCTTGCTTCGGCGGTGCTGCCGATACCGCCGCCACGAAGTCCGTTGTCCCTCCGCCTTCCCGGACTCTCCGCCGCAAGCCTCAATGGAAGCCCACCCTCGGATCAATTTCAGAGGACACCGCGCTGCCTCACAGGGAGAGGGCCACGACGGCGGAGTCCGCTGGAGACGTCAAAAAAAGTGAGAACAGTGCCACTAAAAAGTCTCACCGCCGTCACTTCAGCGAGGGTAGCGATTACGG TTGCAGGCGAGTTACCGTTGGAGCAATGCCAGCATTCTCTCCTACGCCATTCATTTTCTGA